The Penicillium psychrofluorescens genome assembly, chromosome: 2 nucleotide sequence CATTTATGATTTGCTTGATGGGGCGGAGGGGGATGTCGCGCGGGCTTGGAGGGATGCTGGCGCGGATACTTCCGCGGATAAAGGCGAGGAAAGGGTTCagaggaggtcgaggttTCCTGCTGTGGATAACGAGGGGCGGAAACCGCGTGGGGAGCAGGAGATGCGTGCCGAGGCGGAGATGCTTgcgagggagatggaaaaggagCCGGTTGATTGAGTGAGTAATCTACAGTTCCTTGTATTCTATTCATAGAGtagatcatgatcatgataATCCGTCGTGTCATGTATGCATTCCCTGTCACATCCAGTATCGTGACATCGTGAGCTTGCGCTCTTGCTCTCTATCGTGGTATCTAGAAGAACCCTGATCACCGAAAGGCAAATCCAAAAAAACGCCAAAACAAAAAGCAGGGAAGATCAGGCATTGCCACTGCCTGTTCCAACAGGTTGCTTCCCACGCTCGCGCACCACGTCTGCCGCCCAGGCCTGGATCTCAGGCAGCTGAATGCGAGCGGCGACATGCTGGAACTCAGACAGGTCGACGTGATGGGTGCGCTCGTACTCAATCATCTGcaacagcagctccatcttATCGATGTCATGCACGAAACACGCCTCGAGCGTCTCGTTATCCTCATACTCCTGGAAGACACGCTTGATTTCCGCACCGGACAATGCCCCACCAGGCACATTGCCCAGCAGGGAGGAAGTGATGTAGTCCATGACGGACGCCTCGCGGCGCGctttctcggccttggtAACGTCCTTGTCGACGGGCGTGATATCGCCCACGAGCGATTCGGCCATGTCGTGGATCAGAGCCATCTTGGTGCAGTGCGGGATGTTCAGGCGCACGGCGAGTGACGGCGgggccatcatcgtcattATGGACATGCGGTACATGTGGTCGGAGATAGATTCGCCGTTTGCCATCCCGAACCGTCGCCATCCCTCCCGCTTGGTGGTCTTGAGGCGCTCGATCAGGTGAAAGAAGGGGATGGGGGAGGTGGAGTTCTCTTCTGGCGGGTGGGGGAGGGTGGATAGCACTGATTTTTGGGTGGCACGTTAGTGGCCAGGACCAGGCAGTTATAGAGATTCTTCTCTTACCAGTCTGGGGAGTCCAGAGAGACTGAGGCTGGTCGTTGGAGCCCATGGCGGCGGTTGCAATGAAcaagaggaaggaagggcTGATTGGGAAGAGATGAGCGGGAAGAAacaaacagtgcaaacgCATTGTTTACTCCAATATTGGGCCAATCTATTCTTTCCCCATTGAATAATTGCAACCACCATGGCTGCCTCCCGGGCCAGGCCAAAGCCACTGAACTGGTCATCTCCCTCGCATCTGACGGTCTTCCTTCGCAACCTTCGGTTACTACAGCTCGACCAACAGCCCGACTGGCCCGGCATCAACCTGCGCGCGCTGTCTCCGTCCTCTCAGAACCACCGACAGCGCATCCGTCTGGTCGAATGGGCTCTGTTCCACTTATTTGCTATCTTGGATTGGGAGGAGACGCAGAATGTACGTTCCTGAAAATTCTGTGTGCAGAGAAAAAACATATTAACCGATCAAATAGAAGCTCCGgcctttcttccctcctctcgAACCTCTTCAATCCGTCAACCTCCGCGCGGCCCTCTTCCGGGCCCTGACAGAATTAAAGAAAAATGGCGAACTCGGGCGCGAGGTCACTCTCCGTAAGACCATGCTGGATGACTGCAAGGGCGAAAAGTTCGACGAGCTCCTGGCCGTCTTTTCGACGGCCGTTCTGCGCAAAGTCATGGCGGGTTCCGTCGAGGAGACATTCCGGACTCCCGCCTTGAACTTGGCTACAACTACAACTATCTCTCCGATAGACTATCAGAATCTTGTGCCGCTCATTCTTGCTCACCAAGTGTCTCTGGGGGCGGTGGGAGAGCGCCGCGCGCGTGTGCGGGAGGTATACGAGCAATTCTCGCGGTTGCTTGATGCGAAGAAATTTGAGCTTGCCCAGCGTGCAGAAACGCTGTCCGATCACGGTGCTGAACATGCGAATTCGGAGGACCTGGCGCGTGAGCTGCGGGCAAACTGGCTGGGAGGCGAGGAATGGGCGAGTGCTCTGCTGGATGGGGGAGCGCAAAGCAGCACTGATGCTTTCCTGGAACTTTCTTTCTCGGAGGCTTGGGCGCGTGCAACGGATCCCACTGCGGAGGGCCTGAGTGGCAACCTGAAGCAAGATCTGGTGATGGATCTGGAGGCTCGGGTGTTGCGACAGCGGAATCGGTTGCGCAAGTGGCATGCGTACAATGATTCTATCCGAAAGGAACAGAATGCCAGTGCAAGCACCACAGAAGCCGTCTTCAAAGAACCACGATTACTTTTCCGGGACCATCAGTCTCTTACGGTTGCGAGTCTATCCAGGACTGGTCGACAGCCCACGGATCGGCGACGGGTGTTGACAGATTCAGATCAGTCTCTGATTTCGTCTGTGAATAAAGCCATCTCTCACATTAGCGGCAAATCGCATCGTGTACCAACTCCTCCACTAGCGGAATCTATGAGCTATATGGACGAACCACTCCATGTTCTCGTGAAGCCCGCTCACCCTGAGGTATCATCCCCCGTGGCAGAGGATGATCTAGCTTCAAGTCCACCTGAGATGGCAAACTCTCCACAACACGGATCATCCACTCAATCCGAGGTACCCATCGTCCGCCTCGACCCCGACCATTCTCCCTCCGACCACTCCGATTCAGAGCAGGAACCCATCAAACCGCCCAGATCCAACTACAGCCTTGTCGAACGCACCCGCAAATCAATGTCTCTACTCCCATCACTACCTCCACAAGAACCTCACTCCCGACAACGCCGGGGCCCACGACCTTCTTTGCCGGTCAATCAATCCCAGCCGCCGCGAAAGTCATCACCAGTAGAGGGCTCCCGGTCTGGCGCCTCCACGCCGAAGGATAAGCtcctcgaagaagatgttgacTATGCAAGCGTCTTCAAGTCTCGGCCTCGCGTGGCGCTTAGTCCTatctcatcgccggcggTGCATGTAAGCTCCCCGCCAGAGGAAGACTTTGAGCTAGACTATGGGAGCTCCGACTGGGGGACAGTCGATTCGCCTTTGGCTGCTGCGCGGCCAAGGCGTTAGATTTGAGAATTGCACATAAAATAATGAATGCATTGAAATATACCACCTCCTATTTACCCTGAAGTCCTAGCAAGAAATCCATATCCAATCCCCTGATCGACTCCTCAAACGTCTTCACACCCACCTTGGCCTTCAACTGCGCCGGCTCAATCACCCCGTCGATCCCACCACAGTACCCAAACTCATCTACAAACGCAGGCCCATTCAGAACCTCCAGCGGCATACCAGACATCGCGTGCAGTTCCTGCAGACCCATCTGCACGAAggcagccttcttccccgtAACTTTCTCCCAAACCTCGATAACCTGCTCGATAGTGAGATACTCATCGTACGCAAGCAGTTTCGTCCGCGGcgcctcatcctcaatcAAAGCACGCACGAACGGACCCGTCGACATCGCGGTATCGATAATCGGCATCCGCATCTGCTTCCTGGCCGGCATAACCATCGCATATGCCCCGTCGTTTTCTTTCCGTGGCTTGGGGTACAGGAACTGGTTGTGCAGATATGCGCCGATATAGATAATGGAGGAtttcgccgccagctcctcctggTCATTGATATAGTCTACCAGGAACGCCTTCGTCTCCCAGTGGCGTGTGTGTGGATACTTCCCGCCCGACGCGCGGTTCATCGGTCCCAGAGCCGAGTAGATGAATCTTTCGAGCGTGGGGACCTtcgccgcggcggagatggcgtTTTTGCCATATGTCACTTCGGTGTCGTATCCTATTTTGCAGGCTGTTTCGCTGTCTTTCCCTGATGCCAGAGCGGCGCGAAAGGGTTCCCAGAAGTCGGTGTTCAGGAAGGTGGCGTGTGCATCTTTGAAGGCGCGGGAGAGAGAATCTGGATCGTTTAGGTCGGCTTGGATTACCTCCGCACCCTTGGCGGCCAGAATTTGTGCCTTTTCGGAAGTTGGTGAGCGTGTGAGAGCGCGGACATGCCAATTGGGCAAATCGAGGAATGTCCGAACAACTGAGGAGCCTTGGGTGCCCGtggcgccgacgatggcgatggttTTCTTGGTGGACATGGTATGCTGACTTGCTTATGTTGAAATAATAAGTGAGTTGAAGGGAACCGATTCTGGGCCCTATTAATGCCGTGCTCTCTACATCTGATTATATACTTGCTACAGACTTCTGAGTTCGCGCCGTCTGATTGGCCAACCGCCGTAAGCCATGATTAGTTGATTGTCGCCTTGAAAAGATCTTGCCGGTTCGGCGTTTAGCGGAAATAAGACCGCCACTTCGTCTCTTGTTCTTCACTGAGAGGGAGTCTCTTTTCAACCGTCGCGCACTCCGACTAAAGGCGTGGACCCCGTAAGCCATTTCTCCATTGGACGAGGCATGTACACACATCACCATGCCTGTCGCTCGGGCTGAAGGGAATGATAAGCCAAAGAAGCGGGCTCTCACCCAAGCCCGCAGAGACCAGAATCGGGCTGCACAGCGCGCGTGGAGTAGGATTCGCATCCCCTCACTTGGATCACTGACTGATGCTTTGGCCCAGGACAAAGACAGAGAGAACAGAAGAAGGTTGCCGTGAAAGGCAATAATAAACCAATTCGCCTTGCGCCGAAGTCCACGGGTCCGACTTTTACTTCTTCGTCTCCGGTGCATTATGATTATTTGACGGATCGGCAGCCGGCTCTGAGCCGGGATATCTTGGATGCTGCTGAGCCGCCGAATATTAGTGATAGCCCGGTTCCTGAATTATACTATAGccccgaggacaaggagCCGTCGTCGGAGAATAATAGCTCTCTCTCGGAGAAAGACCACGATGATTCCAGCCCAGAGGCTCTCGTTGATGATAATTCACCAAGTGCCTTGAGCATATTCCTCCATTCGGAAGAAGGTAAGTTAAATGCCCAACTAACTATGTTCTCTTCAATTATACCAATAACATCCATTCCTCTAGGCCAACAACTCATCAACATAACCCCCTCCACATCGACCTCCTACAACACCCTAGTCACCAACTCCCTCCGAAACCTCCAACTAAAAGACACCCTGCACGTCCTCCACGCCGACCCAGTCATTAACACGCTCCAAACACCACACTCTAGAACGCTTTTGGCAATGCTGAACAACGCCCTCTGTCTCGGATTTGATCTGCACAAACTAATGGCGTGTCACAAGACTTACATATCTCCCTTCTTCCGGGCTATCTCCCCCACAGATAGCCCCCAGGATCTAGTAGCGTCCACCCTGAACCAGTCCATCCCCGTCCATCTGCAGCCGACAATGGCGCAGATTCTTGTTCCGCACCATGCTAGTTTGGATCTGATTCCGTTGCCCTTGCTTAGGGAGAGGGTTATCATGTTGGCATTTGCTATGCCGGAGGTTTTTGATCTGTGGGATCTGAAGCTGGATATTTATGTTAGGCATGCGCTGACGATGAAAATGGACGGGGAACGGCTGCCTTGGGATCGGAGGTGTTGGGAGATGCAGGGCTGGTTTGGGAAGAAGTGGGGGATTAGTCTGTGTGAATGAATGATTAAGGATCTTGTTGATAATGAGATAAAATCAAGCTAGAGAAATGACCATATTAGCTCCTTTTGCTGCAACTCCTGACTCTTAAGTCCTTGCCGTGAATCCACAATAGAAATACAGCGCAAGTCATAGAAAAGACTCGACCGACGTCTCGCTGAGAAAAGATGCAGATAGTGTCAACTTCAAATTCAGGCGGCAAATGAAGTTTGatatttttgttttcctAAGGAATTTTGAAGTGATAATTCCCATACATGGCGTACCTGATGGCTTTTCGCGCTTGGACCTTGGCCGCCATTGCACTTCCAAAGTGAACATTGCCTTCTAGATCCAGGACTCGTCCCACATATTCTCGGTTTTGGGGCCGCTTGATCTGCATAAATATGATGTTCGAAGACTCTTCAGTTGTGCGGTTCACTGCTGAGGCCGATATGACGGTACCCATCCATTTTCGGCTCCTGGAAGACCCTGTCATCTTCACTGGCGTCCCGGGTTCTGGAAGCGAAACTATTTGCTCCAGGTTGATGTTTGTGTAGCGCTGTCACCTCTAAAGCAGCGTAATACCAATCGGAAGACCCGCCTTGCTGGGTATTGGATCCCGGCATGGGGTGTAGTTTGAATTTATACCGTCTGTTGAATTGGCTCACGTAGGCCACCTCCTGTGCGGCGACCTCCCGGAGCAGATCAATTATCTTCAGTGCCTCGTATTCCCGTTCATTGATGAATTTCAAAGGGGCGTTTGCCATGACACACAATAGTTCCATTCGCGGTTGGTATATGCTGTCGCCGCTGGGGACATTTAGCCAACCCACTCTTCTTTTCTGATGATGTATCTCGATGATGTTATCAGAAAACTCTAGAATGTCGCTCATCACTGAGAACATGTCGCCTCCCGGAGTGTATGCGCAGTTCTAGTAGGGATATGGGGGTCTCAAAGGCAGCAATGGTAGTGAATGGTACAACAATAACGGATGATACAACAGCAGTGAGAAATACAGTAACAAAAAGTTCAATGGAAGTGTTTTGGGCCATTGTTTATATTACCTAGCAACAAattgatgatgttgatgccgAAGTGTCAACGCCTGCCTTGTCCTCCTTCTGCACACACtctctcttcattctcttcttctgccatAAGCTAATCCGTCAATTTTATTGATGATTTCCTTACTGTATTGACGGTTTCCATTTTCCTTGACGTAGCTCTCGGCATCGAAATCAATTCATGTAACTTCAccaactccctccctcaTACTTCATTATCTCGCCCTCATACTTGTCCAACTCGCTCCAAACATCACTCAACAACTCGGCCGACTGGCCTAGTGGTAAGGTACGTCAAAATGACTAAGCAATATAATACGTGAATCTCATGCTAACATATCTAAAAGGCGTCCGTTTCCGATGCGGGAGATCGCAGGTTCGAGCCCTGCGTCGGTCGATTCAAATTTTTTTTAGTCGAGTTTGATACCTAAAATAGTAGTTAGTGCAAGCAGTTATCCCTAGGAGTAAATATTAAGAATTAAAATAAATAACAAGGTGTGTTTTTCTGAATTCCGATCAATTGTGGTCGATCTACTGCACAACCAACTCCCCGAGAGCACACGGCTGATGTCATTCTTCCCCAtcttccatccccaacaCTGCCTTCCACTCCCACTTGCGCATGCCGCCGTTCGTCCCCCGTAAGCGCTTCTCCTCCGAGGATCCGCCCCCGGCTAAGCGTCTCCGATCCGACAGCCAGGAGCAGCCTGCGACTGCCATCCCCGGATCCGATGCGGACTCCGATTCGGACTCCTCGCTGAGCGACGTGCCCGAGGAGCTTGATAACCATGATAAAGattccgaggaagaggaggacatcgacTGGGAAGACGCGATAGACACCAAGACCACGAGCGCAACGACTCCCGCCACGTCCGGCCCGGAGCCCCAGGATCTCGAGCTGACCCTGGACAAGAACGACGTGCACACGGTCGACCTCGTAGACGACAAGAAAGGGCCGACGAAGATCGAGCGGCAGATTCGCATTCAGAGTCATTGCATGCATGTCCAATGCTTGCTCTTCCATAATGCGATTCGCAACGCATGGACCAATGACGCCAAGGCTCACGATATTCTCCGTCGCAAGCTGCCAGATGGGATCCACAAAGAGGTCAAGAAATGGCGCATTGCATCCGGACTCGAACCGCCAGAACCCAAGCCAGAAcccaagggcaagaagaaaggcaaaAAATCTCAAAAGAACAAAGATTGGGGCGAAGACTCGGAGAGGTTAGAGCCTGGACAGCCGGATATGAGTCGCGGAGATCCCATCATCCCTCTTCTGAAGGTGCTGGTCGCGTACTGGAAGAAGCAATTTCGCATTACAGCGCCGGGCTTACGCAAACATGGCTACAGACCGGTTGCGCAACTTGAAGCCATCATCTCTACGTTTCGCCAAGAGGAACACGACCCAGAGCAGCACGGAGAACGCATTTGCGGCGTGGATGAGTTCCGCTCCGCCGCGGAGTGTATGCAGGGCTCACGGGATGTGGGCGCTCAGCTCTTCACCACTCTCATTCGAGCGTTGGGTATTGAAGCGAGGCTGGTTGGCAGTCTGCAGCCATTGGGGTTCGGCTGGACCAAAGCCGAGATCTACACGCCCCCCAAAGATGAAGGTCCTCAGAGTGAACCGGAGCCTGAAGAGTCGGACAGTGATTCCGAACAGAAACAGCCACCAAGCAAAAAGCAGTCCAATCAATATGATTCGGATTTGCCGTTTCCCATCTACTGGACGGAAGTCGCATCACCAGTCACCCACGAAATAATCCCTGTCGACCCGCTAGTCCTGTCCAACCCTGTGGCAACTACTCCAGAGTTTCAGGCCGCGTTCGAACCGCGTGGCGCAAAAGCCGAGAGAGCGAAACAGGTGATTTGCTATGTGGTCGCACACTCCGCTGATGGAACCGCCAAGGATGTTACGACACGTTATCTACGACGACGGACCTGGCCCGGCAAAACCAAGGGATTTCGGATGCCCGTGGAAAAGATCCCCATCCCTGGCCACCGGGGCAAATATTTTGAATACGATTGGTTCCGAGTGACGATGCGCGGATACGCACGAAACCCAGACAAAAGAACTGCGGTAGATGATATTGAAGACAGCCGAGACTTGCAACGCAAACaaccagagaagaagaaacccGCGCAAGCGGGCGACACACTGCAGAGCCTACGCACATCCACCGAGTTCGTGCTTGAACGGTTCCTCCGCCGCGAGGAAGCTCTGCGGCCTGGAGCTGAGTCCGTCCGCACCTTCATCGCCGGCAAAGGCGCCCGGGCCAAAGAAGAACTGGTTCATCGACGCGCCGACGTGGTGAAGTGCATGTCTGCAGAAAGCTGGCATAAGGAAGGACGCCAGGTCTGCGCAGGCGCAGTGCCTCTCAAGCGAGTACCCATCCGGGCCGTGACGCTCATCCGCAAACGCGAAgttgacgagctggagcgcgagaCAGGCAAGAAACCCCTGCAGGGATTGTACGCGCGCGACCAGACCGAGTATATCATCCCGCCCCCGATCCAGGACGGAGTCATCCCCAAAAACAACTATGGGAATATCGACTGTTTCGTGCCCACCATGGTGCCACACGGCGCCGCGCATGTTCCCTGGCCGGGCACTGTGCGAGTCTGCAAGAAGCTGGGTATCGACTATGCGGAGGCCGTGACGGGGTTTGAGTTTGGGTCGAAGATGGCCGTCCCCGTGATCCAGGGTGTTGTTGTCGCCGCTGAGAACGAGTCGCTGCTGAAAGACGCATGGCGCGTGGAGGCTGCAGAGAGACAGAAGcgcgagcagctcaaggccgagaagaagatcttgCAGACCTGGCGCAAGTTCTTGTTTGGGTTGCGCATTGTTGAACG carries:
- a CDS encoding uncharacterized protein (ID:PFLUO_004001-T1.cds;~source:funannotate) is translated as MGSNDQPQSLWTPQTVLSTLPHPPEENSTSPIPFFHLIERLKTTKREGWRRFGMANGESISDHMYRMSIMTMMAPPSLAVRLNIPHCTKMALIHDMAESLVGDITPVDKDVTKAEKARREASVMDYITSSLLGNVPGGALSGAEIKRVFQEYEDNETLEACFVHDIDKMELLLQMIEYERTHHVDLSEFQHVAARIQLPEIQAWAADVVRERGKQPVGTGSGNA
- a CDS encoding uncharacterized protein (ID:PFLUO_004002-T1.cds;~source:funannotate), which codes for MAASRARPKPLNWSSPSHLTVFLRNLRLLQLDQQPDWPGINLRALSPSSQNHRQRIRLVEWALFHLFAILDWEETQNKLRPFFPPLEPLQSVNLRAALFRALTELKKNGELGREVTLRKTMLDDCKGEKFDELLAVFSTAVLRKVMAGSVEETFRTPALNLATTTTISPIDYQNLVPLILAHQVSLGAVGERRARVREVYEQFSRLLDAKKFELAQRAETLSDHGAEHANSEDLARELRANWLGGEEWASALLDGGAQSSTDAFLELSFSEAWARATDPTAEGLSGNLKQDLVMDLEARVLRQRNRLRKWHAYNDSIRKEQNASASTTEAVFKEPRLLFRDHQSLTVASLSRTGRQPTDRRRVLTDSDQSLISSVNKAISHISGKSHRVPTPPLAESMSYMDEPLHVLVKPAHPEVSSPVAEDDLASSPPEMANSPQHGSSTQSEVPIVRLDPDHSPSDHSDSEQEPIKPPRSNYSLVERTRKSMSLLPSLPPQEPHSRQRRGPRPSLPVNQSQPPRKSSPVEGSRSGASTPKDKLLEEDVDYASVFKSRPRVALSPISSPAVHVSSPPEEDFELDYGSSDWGTVDSPLAAARPRR
- a CDS encoding uncharacterized protein (ID:PFLUO_004003-T1.cds;~source:funannotate), whose amino-acid sequence is MSTKKTIAIVGATGTQGSSVVRTFLDLPNWHVRALTRSPTSEKAQILAAKGAEVIQADLNDPDSLSRAFKDAHATFLNTDFWEPFRAALASGKDSETACKIGYDTEVTYGKNAISAAAKVPTLERFIYSALGPMNRASGGKYPHTRHWETKAFLVDYINDQEELAAKSSIIYIGAYLHNQFLYPKPRKENDGAYAMVMPARKQMRMPIIDTAMSTGPFVRALIEDEAPRTKLLAYDEYLTIEQVIEVWEKVTGKKAAFVQMGLQELHAMSGMPLEVLNGPAFVDEFGYCGGIDGVIEPAQLKAKVGVKTFEESIRGLDMDFLLGLQGK
- a CDS encoding uncharacterized protein (ID:PFLUO_004004-T1.cds;~source:funannotate), translated to MPVARAEGNDKPKKRALTQARRDQNRAAQRAWRQRQREQKKVAVKGNNKPIRLAPKSTGPTFTSSSPVHYDYLTDRQPALSRDILDAAEPPNISDSPVPELYYSPEDKEPSSENNSSLSEKDHDDSSPEALVDDNSPSALSIFLHSEEGQQLINITPSTSTSYNTLVTNSLRNLQLKDTLHVLHADPVINTLQTPHSRTLLAMLNNALCLGFDLHKLMACHKTYISPFFRAISPTDSPQDLVASTLNQSIPVHLQPTMAQILVPHHASLDLIPLPLLRERVIMLAFAMPEVFDLWDLKLDIYVRHALTMKMDGERLPWDRRCWEMQGWFGKKWGISLCE
- a CDS encoding uncharacterized protein (ID:PFLUO_004005-T1.cds;~source:funannotate), encoding MPPFVPRKRFSSEDPPPAKRLRSDSQEQPATAIPGSDADSDSDSSLSDVPEELDNHDKDSEEEEDIDWEDAIDTKTTSATTPATSGPEPQDLELTLDKNDVHTVDLVDDKKGPTKIERQIRIQSHCMHVQCLLFHNAIRNAWTNDAKAHDILRRKLPDGIHKEVKKWRIASGLEPPEPKPEPKGKKKGKKSQKNKDWGEDSERLEPGQPDMSRGDPIIPLLKVLVAYWKKQFRITAPGLRKHGYRPVAQLEAIISTFRQEEHDPEQHGERICGVDEFRSAAECMQGSRDVGAQLFTTLIRALGIEARLVGSLQPLGFGWTKAEIYTPPKDEGPQSEPEPEESDSDSEQKQPPSKKQSNQYDSDLPFPIYWTEVASPVTHEIIPVDPLVLSNPVATTPEFQAAFEPRGAKAERAKQVICYVVAHSADGTAKDVTTRYLRRRTWPGKTKGFRMPVEKIPIPGHRGKYFEYDWFRVTMRGYARNPDKRTAVDDIEDSRDLQRKQPEKKKPAQAGDTLQSLRTSTEFVLERFLRREEALRPGAESVRTFIAGKGARAKEELVHRRADVVKCMSAESWHKEGRQVCAGAVPLKRVPIRAVTLIRKREVDELERETGKKPLQGLYARDQTEYIIPPPIQDGVIPKNNYGNIDCFVPTMVPHGAAHVPWPGTVRVCKKLGIDYAEAVTGFEFGSKMAVPVIQGVVVAAENESLLKDAWRVEAAERQKREQLKAEKKILQTWRKFLFGLRIVERVREEYGGGDSTKDRERDAHNPFANRTSRRAEIHEEDERDDENKNPIDHGGGFLLPDEDDSAMDNPLIVEDQHLDNRSHTAGASQLQPIDEEILELEDTDEDQDDSTESEYAPGPSQRRRR